The following are from one region of the Littorina saxatilis isolate snail1 linkage group LG2, US_GU_Lsax_2.0, whole genome shotgun sequence genome:
- the LOC138958266 gene encoding centromere protein X-like codes for MADIPATFKAKTVQSVLQLHFKDDKTKVNTDALTLVTELLRVFVSEAAERSAVQAQKDGSNRASVEHVEKILPQLLLDV; via the exons ATGGCCGACATTCCCGCAACTTTCAAAGCG aAAACGGTTCAGAGCGTCCTCCAGCTTCATTTCAAAGATGATAAAACTAAAG TGAATACAGATGCACTGACACTGGTGACGGAGCTACTGCGTGTGTTTGTATCAG AAGCCGCAGAGAGATCTGCAGTCCAGGCTCAA AAGGATGGATCAAATCGCGCTTCTGTGGAACATGTGGAAAAGATCTTGCCACAGCTG